A part of Campylobacter ureolyticus ACS-301-V-Sch3b genomic DNA contains:
- a CDS encoding prephenate dehydrogenase, with translation MKIGIIGLGLIGGSVGLCLRDMKLIDRVYGSDISKENESLALNLGLVDEIITFDKMKEICDVIFLAIPVEAIVETLQNLKDIKNTTTIIELGSTKEKIISSCPKEIRANLVAAHPMAGTENSGPKAAFKTLLQKAVVVICNDDDTANLHAKRAIEIFSYAGMKIVFMDAKKHDHHVALISHLPHVISYSLVNSVLKEENKRNIINLAGGSFSDVSRIAKSSPEMWSDIFKQNKENVLNSINSFKKELDFCQNLIEDEKWQELTKWLYEARVIRDFL, from the coding sequence ATGAAAATTGGTATTATTGGTTTAGGATTAATAGGAGGCTCGGTTGGGCTTTGCCTAAGAGATATGAAATTAATAGATAGAGTTTATGGAAGTGATATAAGTAAAGAAAATGAGAGTCTTGCTCTAAATTTAGGACTTGTTGATGAGATAATAACTTTTGATAAAATGAAAGAAATTTGTGATGTTATATTTTTAGCAATTCCAGTTGAGGCAATAGTTGAAACTTTACAAAATTTAAAAGATATTAAAAATACCACAACGATAATTGAACTAGGAAGTACAAAAGAAAAGATAATTTCTTCTTGCCCAAAAGAAATAAGAGCAAATTTAGTAGCTGCTCATCCTATGGCTGGAACCGAAAACTCAGGTCCAAAAGCTGCATTCAAAACACTTTTGCAAAAAGCTGTTGTGGTTATTTGTAATGATGATGATACGGCAAATTTACATGCAAAAAGAGCTATCGAAATTTTTTCTTATGCTGGTATGAAGATAGTTTTTATGGATGCTAAAAAGCACGATCACCATGTTGCTTTGATTTCGCATTTACCGCATGTTATAAGTTATTCATTAGTAAATAGTGTTTTAAAAGAAGAAAATAAAAGAAATATCATAAATTTAGCTGGAGGAAGCTTTTCAGATGTTAGTCGTATTGCAAAATCTTCACCTGAAATGTGGAGTGATATTTTTAAACAAAATAAAGAAAATGTTTTAAATTCTATAAATTCTTTTAAAAAAGAACTTGATTTTTGTCAAAA